AAGCATTGAAAATCTGTCCGCCAGGTGGGTAAATCCGCTTGCCTGCCTCTTTTTCTCCTCGCAGGAACTGGCGCAATTGAGCCATATAGGGCTCTTTGAACTCCCCCCCCATTACATCGAACCAGGAGGGATGAATCTTGATATTGTCCGGAACCGGCATCGTTAAACCTTGAGTATTTTCTGTACTTGTCTTCGCAGTTCCGGCACCACCTCTTCCTCAAACCAGGGCCTACGGCGCAACCATAAAGTGTTGCGTGGGCTGGGGTGTGGCAGAGGGAAGTAGCGGGCCGGCAGGGCATCACGGTAGTGGCGCACATTCTCTGTAATACTGCCATACCAATGCGGCAGGTAGTGGCGCTGGGCGTATTGTCCCACTAACAGGGTAAGTTGCAAGTTGGGAAGCTGCTCCAACAGGCTTTTGTGCCAGGTGGCAGCACATTCAGGGCGCGGCGGCAGGTCACCCCCCTTTCCACGGCCTGGATAACAGAAACCCATAGGGATAATAGCGATCAGGGATTGATTGTAGAAAGTTTCCCTTTCAACAGACAGCCAGTCGCGAAGCCGATCTCCAGAAGGATCATTCCAAGGGATACTGGTTGCATGGACTTTAGTACCCGGTGCTTGGCCGACAATTAGTAGACGCGCGGACTCCGACGCGTGAAGGACCGGATTGGGCCCCAGGGGCAGGTGCTCCTCACATAGGCGACAAGCACGTATTTCCTCCAGCAGTGCCGGCAACTTCTTAGCCACCACCTATCAAAAGCCCTCTGGTAAGGCCAGATGCAACATCAGCCCACGGCGGTCATGGGGAACCTGGGCACGACTGATATTGTTGTTATTGAAAACCACAAAGATGCCCTGATCATTCACAGCCAGCCCGGCACCATTACCACCAAAACGGGACACTTGATATGCATGCTCAGGCGATTCCTCATGATGACGATAAACCAGGCACCACTCCGCACTCAAGCCGGGTAGGGACCTACGACAGACCGCATGCGCATTGCTTTCCAGCGTAAATAGGGCATCATCGTAGTAATCAAGGCCTCTCAGGTTTTCCGGCCGACCACGGAAATCCAATCCATCGACGGGCGGCAGTGAGAGAACCTGAAACGTTCCATTGGGTTCCAGTTTAAGCAGCCCCCTGGGCTCCCGCTCTATTGCCACCCACAAGTTATCATCAACCTGCACAAGGCCCTCGCCGCCATTGTTGTACCTGAGCAGATATCCTCGATGTTTTATCGCTGGTGACCACACATGTTCTTGCCAATTCGCCCTGCCATCCCTGCCTATTTCCGCAACCCGGTTATAGCGTTCACTCACGACAAATGTGCCATCAGCTCTACAACAAACCCCGTGAAAGCGCATTGCAGATGCCGGCCGGAA
This DNA window, taken from Microbulbifer sp. GL-2, encodes the following:
- a CDS encoding uracil-DNA glycosylase family protein; this translates as MVAKKLPALLEEIRACRLCEEHLPLGPNPVLHASESARLLIVGQAPGTKVHATSIPWNDPSGDRLRDWLSVERETFYNQSLIAIIPMGFCYPGRGKGGDLPPRPECAATWHKSLLEQLPNLQLTLLVGQYAQRHYLPHWYGSITENVRHYRDALPARYFPLPHPSPRNTLWLRRRPWFEEEVVPELRRQVQKILKV
- a CDS encoding esterase-like activity of phytase family protein, which gives rise to MSAEIIPAKMLASYWVDNSAGVSLSGLSFCDQLVTISAKNPKEIYTLKVNGERAELVPHITLFGLRAPKGEKPTNIWHFILDLFRPASAMRFHGVCCRADGTFVVSERYNRVAEIGRDGRANWQEHVWSPAIKHRGYLLRYNNGGEGLVQVDDNLWVAIEREPRGLLKLEPNGTFQVLSLPPVDGLDFRGRPENLRGLDYYDDALFTLESNAHAVCRRSLPGLSAEWCLVYRHHEESPEHAYQVSRFGGNGAGLAVNDQGIFVVFNNNNISRAQVPHDRRGLMLHLALPEGF